The segment AAATCAGGATGTTGAATCGTCTTCCATTCCGTATAAACATTGCTGCTATTTTGTTGCGATGCCCAACGCAGGTAATTCGCTGAAGGATCTTCTACTGTAAATGCTTTTTCATTCTTAGCTGTATCAGGTTTTGTTTTCGGCACCCACCAGCCCGGTGTACTGAAGCTGAAACGGCCATAGTGATAATAACCCCACGATAACAGATCGCCACCAGTTGCTGATGATGCAGGTGCATCTTTCAAACCAACTGTTTTGTTATACAGATCACTCACCATGCTGTTCACTTTTGTATCGGGCATTAACCAGCCTGCAAGAATAGGAGCCGTTGCAGCTTGCGGGTTAAATGCATAAGGGGTACTTAAATTATTGTTGCTGCTGAAACTGATGACCGCATATACATTGAACCGATCGAACAATTCATCTAGCAATGCTCTTGTTTCTTTTTCTGATGCAGGAAATTCGCCGGCGCCTTGTGAGAAAGACGGATGTTTGAAAGTTAAGTTCTTGTTGAACCATACACCGCCTTCACCATCTTCATTAAAACTACCATCTTTATCATTGTCTTTTCCTTCAGCAAAAACAAGATAGTTTCCTTTTTCGCCTTTGCTTACATCAGCTTTGATTAATACTCTTGGGTCATTCGGATGAACACGATGCGTGCCAATTGGTGATTCAACACGCATCCAGGTGATCTTTCCGTTTCCATCGAGATCATCATATCCATCTTCATCACTACTGCCATCACGGTCATCATCAGTTGCAGTTGCATTGCCCATTCGTTCGTAACGAAGCGATGCAAAATATTGTTCCATTGCATCAGGACTCATATTCGGAAAAATGTAGAAGGTTGTTTTGTTGAGCAGGTTTTTAATGCTGTCGGTTGCAATGCCCTGCATTAATTGTTCTGCAAAACCAATGGCGAGCTCTGTACTCAAAGGTGCATTCCCTTCCACGCCACCAATCACTGCAATCGCAGGTTTTGTTTCTGTGTTGCCCGAGCCAATGGTGATTTGCCAAATGTCTTTGCCGCCGTTTGTTTTCGCAAGCGATTTTACTTTCACCCATTGTGGATTTGCTTTTACCAATGCATTGATGCGGTTGGTTTGCTGGGCGAAATTGCTGTAGCCGGTTTGTGCAGTTATGCTGTTGTAACATAACAGGCACAGCAGATAAATACCTATTCTTTTCATCATAAAGAAATTGTTTTGGAAACCGAATATACTGAAAACAACACCCCGCCAAATTGCTTTTGATGAATGGTGGAATAGGGGGATAGAGAGTGGTAGTGAAAACAGGAATTCGGAATCAGGAGTTAGTAGTTGATAGATTAGACTGCATTTAGCAGGTCTAATCTATCTGAATTTTGCAGAGATGGTATAACAAACCTTTTCGTTAATACGATAAAATATTTCGTTGTTTACTTTTCTTTGCCGCCGTAGGTTGCGTCTGTCGAGCAACACTCCTTTTTCATCGTAGTATTGTGGCTGATTATAAAACGTAAGAATAAAATATTTTTCGGGAGCAAAAGGTGCACGAAGCGATTTATTGCGGATAGACATAAATGTGAGCAAGCGTTTTTGCCCATCAACATAATAGTCGAGCTTGTTTACCCAGGTGCAATGTGCTTGCTTCATATACTGCAATAAATAAGCAGTTGCGGTTGTATCGTAGCCGTACTTAAATAAGCTGTCGTACAATGACGGATCATTGAAATTAAATTCATACACATAACGTATGCTGTCGGTTTTCATTTCGATCAATACATGTCTGTAGTCTCTATCGGTAAAGCCAAGCGAAAGTAATTTTGGTTGTGCAATATGGCTATAGACAGCTTCAATTCCTACAATATCTTTTTCGTGTTCGTTGTAATAAGTTATGGGGAACTGTCGTGATACCGAACAGGAGCTCATAGTTACAATGAGCAATAAGAAACAGATGATATGTTGTAAGCGGTTGTTCATTTCCTGTTTCTTACGCTCCAGCTAACGCCATAGAGTAAACGTTTAAAAGTGCTCAATTCAATTTGCCGCAGCGTAGTGAAGCCTGCATCCCAATAGGTCATGGTGACGATACCGTTTTCTTCTGTCAGGCTTTTTAGAATGACGAAGTGAGTGGGGATGTGTTTTTTTACTTTTCCATGATTCTTGCGACGAAGAACTGCGTTGTTGAGATAAAGAAACACATCGCCGATCTCTAATTTTTCCTGCAGGAACTGCACCGTCTGTTTTAATTTAAGCCGTGTAAGATCGTAACCACGTGATTGTATTTCTGCTTTCATGGTTACACGCAGCATATCATTAAACTTCGAAAGATTGGTTGCGGCCCAAAGACCAAGTTCTCTCCCTTCTTTGTAACGAAGGTGAAAAAGATTGATATAACCTTTGAAATGATCGGCCAACGTAAAGAAGAGCATCTGGTCGGCATCGTTACGATCGAGCTCTCCTTCATATAAAACCAAGCCCACCTGTTTTCGAACCGCATCAGATGGTTTGTACATCACACCTGCATATTCAGCTTTGCCATTTTTGTAAAGACTGATCATAAATTTTACATACCCCAATGGATCTTGCCTAGACATAACATAACCAACTGCTGCAAATGCACAGAAATTGGTGTTACGGCCTGCATAGAGAAAAACCGGTTGCTCAATATTCCGTTCAAGATTCTGTAAAAATAATTGCTGACTCACCGAAGTCCATTGGCTGCTGGCGCTAAGGGTAGTTTGTTTCAGAAAGGCTAAAGCCTGCTTCTGTTTGCTGACAACAGGACTCGCATTTGTTTGTGAATGGGAACAAATGGGTACAATGGAAATGAAGCAGAAATAAATAAAAACCGTTGATATTCTCATCCTTGAGCGCTGTTGGCGGGTAAATGTAACGAGAAACTTGTTATGACGAATTTCTATTAAAAGCCATTTTCTATTCAGAATTTTTGGCTTCAGTGCTTGCATTTCGTACATGAAATGTTTATTTTAGGATACTTACTTCCTGTTGTCCGCCTCTATCAATTCTAATTGCTGCTTAATCGATCTTCATAATTAATAGCAGCATATGTTCTTACCCTTCGTATTATTTAAAATCTTAAAACAAAAAGCAATGAAAGAGAAAACGCAAGAACATGTACCGGCACGCAGAAAGTTTTTAACTGCGGTTGCTGCAGGTGCTGCTGCATTAGGGTTGGCTTCTTTGCCAAAAGCAGTTCAATCAGCACCGGTATTAAATGAAGACTTTGTAACCGATGAAAGTAATCCTGACGAATGGTTTAAACAGATCAAAGGAAAACACAGGATCGTGTTTGATGCCACACAGCCGCATGAGCTATTTCCGTTTGCATGGCCTAAAGTTTTTCTTTTAACGAATGAAGCTACGGGAACCGGACCTAAAGACTGCAGCGTTGTTGTGGTGTTAAGGCATACCGCAATTGGTTATGCTATGGAAGATAAACTCTGGGAAAAGTATAAGCTTGGTGAATTATTTAAAGCGAATGATCCGAAGACAGGTACAGCAGCTACACGCAATCCTTTCTGGCAACCAAAACCAGACGATTTCGTTATTCCAGGTATTGGAGCAATACCACTCGGTATTAATGATCTGCAGAAAGAGGGGGTGATGTTCTGTTATTGCCAGGCTGCATTTGGTGTTTATTCAGCCGCTGTGGCTGCTAAGATGAATATGGATGTGGAAGCTGTTCGTAAAGAATGGTCTGCAGGATTGTTGCCGAATATTCAACCTGTACCTTCAGGTGTTTGGGCTTTGGGCCGGGCACAGGAACATGGATGCGGTTATATTTTCGCTGGATAAAAAACAAAAACCCGTTTCAATTGAAACGGGTTTTTTATAAAGCCTAAGCCAGTAGCTTTCTGCTTCTATTAATAACGATACAATTCAGATTTGAAAGGACCATTCTGCGGAATGCCGAGGTACTCAGCTTGTGCAGCTGTTAACTCGTCTAATGTAGCACCAACTTTTGCAAGGTGTAAACGTGCAACTTTCTCATCCAGATGTTTAGGAAGAACGTACACTTTGTTTTCGTACTTGCTGTGGTTCTGCCATAATTCAATTTGCGCCAATGTTTGGTTGCTGAAAGAGTTACTCATCACAAATGATGGGTGACCTGTTGCGCAACCTAAGTTTACCAAACGGCCTTCAGCTAACAGGATGATATCTTTACCATCGATGTTATAAAGATCAACCTGTGGTTTAATAGTGTCTTTTGTGTTACCGTAGTTAGCATTCAACCAGGCAACATCAATTTCAATATCAAAGTGGCCAATGTTACAAACAATAGCTTTGTCTTTCATTGCTTTGAAATGTTCAGCAGTGATCAGATCACGACAACCAGAAGCAGTAACAATGATGTCAGCTTCTTTTACTGCATCGATCATACGCTTAACTTCAAAACCATCCATAGCAGCTTGCAACGCACAGATAGGATCGATCTCAGTTACAATAACACGGCAACCGGCACCACGTAAACTCATGGCGCTTCCTTTACCCACATCACCGTAACCACCAACTACGGCTACTTTACCAGCCATCATTACATCAGTTGCACGACGGATCGCATCAACTAAACTTTCCTGGCAACCATATTTATTATCGAACTTCGATTTTGTTACAGAATCGTTTACATTGATCGCAGGCATTGGTAATGTACCTTTCGCCATACGCTCATATAAACGGTGTACACCTGTTGTCGTTTCTTCACTCAAACCTTTGATACCGGCAACGAGTTCAGAATAGTTATCTAATACGATGTTGGTTAAATCACCACCATCATCAAGGATCATGTTTAACGGACGGTCAGGTGAACCAAAGAACAATGTTTGTTCAATACACCAATCAGCTTCTTCCTGCGACTGACCTTTCCAGGCATATACGCCAATACCTGCAGCAGCAATTGCAGCAGCAGCCTGATCTTGTGTTGAGAAGATATTGCAAGAACTCCATTTTACTTCAGCACCCAATGCGATCAATGTTTCGATCAACACAGCTGTTTGAATGGTCATGTGCAAACAACCGGCGATACGTGCACCTTTCAAAGGTTGTGAAGCACCATATTCTTCACGAAGACTCATTAAGCCGGGCATTTCTGCTTCAGCCAAACGAATTTCTTTGCGGCCCCATTCAGCCAGTGTGATATCTTTTACTTTGTACTTCAGATCGAAGTCAATTGTGTTTCTTGTGAGCGTTGACATATGTAATGTTTTAGATGGCAAAGGTAGTTTTTCAGGATAAAATAATACGAATGTGAATAAATTCAGGAAATCATTCTAATTTGGTGGTTGACGGGAGGATAAAAACCTGTTTACCCATGGCAAAAGCAACGAAAACAGAACAAATCACTAAAGAACCGGTTACGCTCGATAAAACTGACCTCAGTATTCTACGTCTTTTGCAGCAAAATGCAAGGATGACGGTGAAAGAGATCGCCGATAAAGTACATTTAAGTACCACGCCAGTTCATGAGCGTATCAAGTGGCTCGAACGAAGCGGTGTGATCAAACAATATGCGGCATTGATCGATCATGCAAAAGTAAAGAAGGGATTGATGGTGATATGCTATGTATCATTAAAAGAGCACAGCAAAAATGCGGGCACGAAATTTATTAAACATATTAATGAGTTGCCGGAAGTGATCGAGTGTTACAACATCTCAGGTGAGTTTGATTTTATGTTGAAAGTGGTGGCGGAGAATATGGATGATTATTATAACTTTCATGTAAACAAACTGAGCCAGAGCGAAAACATGGGCAATGTGCAGAGCGTATTTGTGATGGGTGTGCTGAAGGAGACACATGTGATGGTGTAGAAAAAAGTGGAAAGTGGGAAGTTGAAAATAGGAAATAAGTAGTACGATAGCTCAGACACCCTCGTAGGACGGTTAACAATAAGCAATTATTATTTATCAACTATAAATTAAACATCTATGTACAACTACGATACAGTAACGGAAGCGATCAGCGATTTAAAAGCAAGAGGCTTTACACTTGATTTCAATTTGCAGACAAATGCTTTGCAATGTTTCAACCCTGATATCAATCTTGAGCCCGAAGAATTCGAGATCAAAGAGATCTATCGGTTTGAAGGTGATACCAATCCTTCTGATGAAGAAATTGTGTATGCTATTGAATCGAAAGACGGGCATAAAGGTGTGTTTGTAAATGGCTATGGTGCTTCAGCTGATGTGGTGGGATCTGAAATGATGAAGAAGCTGGTTGATCATCATAACCAATGATCTTATTCCATTTTTGGAAGCAGGTAAACAATGAAGCTGAAGAATATGATGAGAGCCGATACATGAATAGCAACAAATGGTTTTGCTTCAGGTTCTCCTTTTGTCAATTTGATAAAGTATCGTGCAGCAAATAACAGGCTTATTACCGGGAAAGTCCAAAATGCATAAACAAGAATTGCATTACGATAAGGGAAACCGGGTGTCATGTAAACATTGAACAAATTAACGATGTAGAGCAAATAGGAGACGATGGTAATGCTGATGTTTAGAAACCGGTCGGTGAAATTGAGCTTCATGTTGACTTGTATACTTAGCTTGAGTTTGTTGTAAATTTAAATGTCGGGGTGAAACATATTCTTTGAAAGATTATGATGCTCTTTAATGGCTTTCTTTGAAAGCCATACTGCAAAGATGAAGGAAGCAACTGCACCAACAAACAGCAAACTATCACTCAGGTATTTGTTTACCGTTGGATTGCCTTGCAGGAACAAAAAGAAATCGTATGTTCCATGAAAGAATGCGGCCCAGAAAATCCCCGTGAATAAATAAAACTTTCGTCGTTCAGGTTTAAATTTTGCTTTGCCTGCAAAATAACCCATGAGAACTGCAAAAGTTGCGTGGGCAGGTACACTTAAAAACATCCTCAGAATAGCTGTGCCTAAACCATGTTGCTGCACGTATAAAATATTCTCAACTGTAGCAAAGCCCATCCCGATCATGACACTGTACACAATGCCATCAAAGGGTTCGTCAAAACTTTTCCTGGGATAAGCATAAGAACGAAGCATAATGTATTTACTCCATTCTTCGCTCAGCCCGACAATGAGGTATG is part of the Lacibacter sediminis genome and harbors:
- the ahcY gene encoding adenosylhomocysteinase, whose protein sequence is MSTLTRNTIDFDLKYKVKDITLAEWGRKEIRLAEAEMPGLMSLREEYGASQPLKGARIAGCLHMTIQTAVLIETLIALGAEVKWSSCNIFSTQDQAAAAIAAAGIGVYAWKGQSQEEADWCIEQTLFFGSPDRPLNMILDDGGDLTNIVLDNYSELVAGIKGLSEETTTGVHRLYERMAKGTLPMPAINVNDSVTKSKFDNKYGCQESLVDAIRRATDVMMAGKVAVVGGYGDVGKGSAMSLRGAGCRVIVTEIDPICALQAAMDGFEVKRMIDAVKEADIIVTASGCRDLITAEHFKAMKDKAIVCNIGHFDIEIDVAWLNANYGNTKDTIKPQVDLYNIDGKDIILLAEGRLVNLGCATGHPSFVMSNSFSNQTLAQIELWQNHSKYENKVYVLPKHLDEKVARLHLAKVGATLDELTAAQAEYLGIPQNGPFKSELYRY
- a CDS encoding PrsW family intramembrane metalloprotease; its protein translation is MLLLALSIAPGIAISLYIFLKDRFNREPHLNLLVCFLLGCLSIIPAIIIQLLTVKPVERLMGEGILYTAVFAYLIVGLSEEWSKYIMLRSYAYPRKSFDEPFDGIVYSVMIGMGFATVENILYVQQHGLGTAILRMFLSVPAHATFAVLMGYFAGKAKFKPERRKFYLFTGIFWAAFFHGTYDFFLFLQGNPTVNKYLSDSLLFVGAVASFIFAVWLSKKAIKEHHNLSKNMFHPDI
- a CDS encoding Lrp/AsnC family transcriptional regulator, whose amino-acid sequence is MAKATKTEQITKEPVTLDKTDLSILRLLQQNARMTVKEIADKVHLSTTPVHERIKWLERSGVIKQYAALIDHAKVKKGLMVICYVSLKEHSKNAGTKFIKHINELPEVIECYNISGEFDFMLKVVAENMDDYYNFHVNKLSQSENMGNVQSVFVMGVLKETHVMV
- a CDS encoding phosphoribosylpyrophosphate synthetase; this translates as MYNYDTVTEAISDLKARGFTLDFNLQTNALQCFNPDINLEPEEFEIKEIYRFEGDTNPSDEEIVYAIESKDGHKGVFVNGYGASADVVGSEMMKKLVDHHNQ
- a CDS encoding twin-arginine translocation signal domain-containing protein; protein product: MKEKTQEHVPARRKFLTAVAAGAAALGLASLPKAVQSAPVLNEDFVTDESNPDEWFKQIKGKHRIVFDATQPHELFPFAWPKVFLLTNEATGTGPKDCSVVVVLRHTAIGYAMEDKLWEKYKLGELFKANDPKTGTAATRNPFWQPKPDDFVIPGIGAIPLGINDLQKEGVMFCYCQAAFGVYSAAVAAKMNMDVEAVRKEWSAGLLPNIQPVPSGVWALGRAQEHGCGYIFAG
- a CDS encoding M14 family metallopeptidase → MMKRIGIYLLCLLCYNSITAQTGYSNFAQQTNRINALVKANPQWVKVKSLAKTNGGKDIWQITIGSGNTETKPAIAVIGGVEGNAPLSTELAIGFAEQLMQGIATDSIKNLLNKTTFYIFPNMSPDAMEQYFASLRYERMGNATATDDDRDGSSDEDGYDDLDGNGKITWMRVESPIGTHRVHPNDPRVLIKADVSKGEKGNYLVFAEGKDNDKDGSFNEDGEGGVWFNKNLTFKHPSFSQGAGEFPASEKETRALLDELFDRFNVYAVISFSSNNNLSTPYAFNPQAATAPILAGWLMPDTKVNSMVSDLYNKTVGLKDAPASSATGGDLLSWGYYHYGRFSFSTPGWWVPKTKPDTAKNEKAFTVEDPSANYLRWASQQNSSNVYTEWKTIQHPDFPNQKVEVGGVDPFALHTPPYSLVADLVKKHSSFLIKLAATQPEIDIVNIKTEKLANGLTRVTLDVINKSALPSHSKLGERSYWVKRINVKVNSSNAQSIISGKKIQLLNTLEGYTSKQLSWLIKGSGKITIEAGSPTTGTKTIEVTL